One Thermoanaerobacter pseudethanolicus ATCC 33223 genomic window, CGATGAGTATTTGATAATTGATGGCACTCCAGGAATAGGATGTCCTGTCCTTGCTGCTGCTACGGGTGTTGATTTGGTATTAATTGTTACAGAACCTACACTTTCTGGTTTTGCTGACATGAAGAGAGTATTGTCAGCGATAGAAAGTTTTAAAGTTCCTTCCGTAGTGTGTGTCAATAAATGGGATTTAAATAAAGAAGTATCACAACAAATAGAAAAATATTGTGAGGAAAACAACATTGTGGTTGTTGGGAAAATAGATTTTGATGAAACAGTTGTAAAAGCTTTAAAAAATTTACAAAGCTTAAGTGATTATCCTGACAGTACTGCTTACCAGCAAATTTATAAAATGTGGCTTAGGATTAAAGAAATTTTAGATGAAGGAGTGGAAAGTAAATGAAAATTGCAGTTGCTTCAGAAGGCGAAGAAGTTTCAATGCATTTTGGGCACTGTGAAGGTTTTTGGATTTTTGATGTAGAGAATGAGGAGATAAAAAACTCTACTTTTTTACCGAATCCCGGTCATAGGCCAGGATTTCTCCCAGAGTTTTTAAAAGACAAAGGAGTAGATTGTATAATTTCTGGAGGTATGGGGACCAGTGCTATTGAGCTTTTTAATAGTTATGGAATAGATGTAATAACTGGCGCTGAAGGAAATGTTACAGAAGTGGCAGAGAAGTACATCAATGGTACTTTGATATCTTCTAACAGTCCTTGTGAAAAACACGAACATCACCATTAAAGAAGGGAGGTTGCAACAGTTAAGAATAACAGTACAAAATGGTATAATTTTAATTGACGGATTGCAAATGTTATTAAATATACAAAAAGTTAAAAAGATTACAACATTGACAGAAATACATCATAGCAATAAATCACCTCACTTGTAAAAAGAATTTACATAAAAGAGGTGGTAAAAAACATGATAGTAATACAGGCTAAACTCATTTTTCTAAGTCAAGAAGACAAACAAATAGTATTAGACTTAATGAGAAGATGGTCATCCTGCATGAGATATTCATACAAAAGGCTTTTAGAAGGTTATGATAGAAAAACATTAAAAAGAGACCTTCAGGGGACGTTTGACTTAAACTCAAGATATGTAGATGATGCAATAATGAAAGCAAGAGGTGTATTAAAATCATCTAGACAATTAGACAACAATCCAAAGAAAGTCATCTTTGGAGGAAGAGACTTATTTGGAAAACTTCAAAAGCGCCATATAAATGGGAAAGAATATCAAAAGCTAAAAACAAAGTGGCAAGAGAAAAGAAAAGGAAATCTCTACTCAAGAGGGGATAAAAGCAAAAAAGGAAATCTCAACACAAGAATAGAAATAAAAGAAAATGGCACTTTCTTAAGGATAAATGTAGGGGAAAGAAAATATGTATATGCCAGAATAGAAGCAGGCTACAAAAAGAATAAGAGCAGAGGAGAACTTCTACAGGAAATTGCCCAATCAAACATACCCTACTCTGTAGAATTAAAACTTAAAAACGGCAGTATATACGCTTATTTTGCTATTGAAGAAGAATATCCGGAAATAAAGATAACAAAAGGAAAAGGGGTTATAGGAATAGATATAAATGCATATCCGTACAACATATCATGGGCAGAAACAGATGAAAAAGGGAATCTAATAAACTATGATAAAATGCCAATGACAGAGCTTGCAAGTGGCAGTAAAGACAAAAGAGAATACTTCAGATGGCAGTATGCTCATGAGATAGTAAATATAGCAAAAGAAAAAGGAAAAGCAATTGTAATTGAGGGATTAGACATAAAAAACAAAGGTAAAAAAGGAGACTTTTCAGGGAGAAAATCAAGGAGAATAAGACATAACTTTAGCTATAAATCACTTCTTTCAAAAATAAAAACGCTGGCAAAAAGAGAAGGGATAGAAGTAATAGAAGTCAATCCTTCTTATACATCAATAATAGGGATGTTAAAATATTCTCCGCAGTATATGATAACAAAAGATGTAGCAGCAGCCTACGTAATAGCAAGAAGAGGATTAAAACTGCAAGAAAAAATACCAGACAATTATATAAAGTTTCTCAACGCATTGACTGTAGAAGAATTAGAAGAATTAAAAGAGTACGTAAAGAAAACAGTCAGGAACAAGCATATAAAGAAAAAGCACATAAGGGAAATAAATAAAGCAATAGAATTTTTACAAAGCCTTGAGAGTGAGCCAGGAAGGGTGCTAGAACCTCTGGATGGAACAAGTTTTAGTGCCTATAATTTCTGGCGAGTTCTCAAGGTAGCGGTGGTAACGCCACTCTCCCCTGAGAAGGTATCAAGAGACTTCTCTGCCCTGAAGGAATTACTAATTCAGGGCAAGTGGAGAGACCTGTAAGGGCGTAAGTTCCTGCTTCTTGGGGCAGGGGCTATGGCTTTCCCAAATACCGCCTGCTGGGTCTGGGAAAGCCTGAAAGGCGGACTACAAATATCCCAGCTATCTAAACTGTACACTTTTGTACAGTTTGGGTAACCAGGAGAGAATAATTGGAAATACAAGTGCTTATAGAAAATGTGGTTTTTAATAAAAATTTTGTAGCAGAACATGGATTATCAATTTTAGTAAAAAAAGATGATAAAGAAGTTTTGGTGGATACCGGCCAGAGTGAAAACTTTATAAAAAATTGCGGTTTAATGGGTATAGAGGTGGGAAGAATACAAAAAGTGGTTCTCACCCATGGGCATTATGACCATATTGGTGGGCTCAAAGGTTTGCTCGAAAAGAATCCCTATGTAAAAATATATGCTCATAAGAGGATTTTAGATAAAAAATATGTATTGAGGAAAAATGGAAATATAGATGAGATAGGTTTTAACTTAGCAATTTACAATAAATACAAAAATAATTTTGTGCTAATAGAGGAAG contains:
- a CDS encoding NifB/NifX family molybdenum-iron cluster-binding protein, whose product is MKIAVASEGEEVSMHFGHCEGFWIFDVENEEIKNSTFLPNPGHRPGFLPEFLKDKGVDCIISGGMGTSAIELFNSYGIDVITGAEGNVTEVAEKYINGTLISSNSPCEKHEHHH
- a CDS encoding IS200/IS605 family accessory protein TnpB-related protein, which translates into the protein MIVIQAKLIFLSQEDKQIVLDLMRRWSSCMRYSYKRLLEGYDRKTLKRDLQGTFDLNSRYVDDAIMKARGVLKSSRQLDNNPKKVIFGGRDLFGKLQKRHINGKEYQKLKTKWQEKRKGNLYSRGDKSKKGNLNTRIEIKENGTFLRINVGERKYVYARIEAGYKKNKSRGELLQEIAQSNIPYSVELKLKNGSIYAYFAIEEEYPEIKITKGKGVIGIDINAYPYNISWAETDEKGNLINYDKMPMTELASGSKDKREYFRWQYAHEIVNIAKEKGKAIVIEGLDIKNKGKKGDFSGRKSRRIRHNFSYKSLLSKIKTLAKREGIEVIEVNPSYTSIIGMLKYSPQYMITKDVAAAYVIARRGLKLQEKIPDNYIKFLNALTVEELEELKEYVKKTVRNKHIKKKHIREINKAIEFLQSLESEPGRVLEPLDGTSFSAYNFWRVLKVAVVTPLSPEKVSRDFSALKELLIQGKWRDL